CGCGGACGCGTTCGAGGACGTCGCCGCCCTCGAAGAGGACGCCGTTGCGGGCGCCGATAGCGGTCCCGACCATCGTCGCGGCGGGCGTCGCCAGCCCCAGCGCGCAGGGGCAGGCGATCAGTACGGCGCTGGCGAACACGACGATGGAGAACTCGGCGACGCCGAGCGTCCCGCCGACGACGGCGGGGCCGCCGCCGAGCGGGCCCCACAGCGGCAGGGAGTTCACGAAGCCGGCCAGCGCCTGCGGGAACTGCCACCACAGCAGGCCCCACAGGACGGCGTTGCCGATGACCGCGGGGACGAAGTACGCCGAGATGCGGTCGGCGACGCGCTGGATGTCGGGCTGGCGCGACTGGGCGTCCTTCACGCGGCGGACGAGCTGCTGGATCGCCGTCTCCTCGCCGACCTGCGTGGCCTCGACCACGAGGACGCCGTTCTGGTTGACCGTCGAGCCGATCACCTCGTCGCCCTCGCCTTTCTCGACCGGGACGGACTCGCCGGTGACCATCGACTCGTCGACCGCGCTGTTCCCGTCGACGACCACGCCGTCGGTCGGGATCTGCTCGCCGGGCCGGGCTTTCATCCGGTCGCCGACTTCGACGTCCTCGAGGGGGACCTCCTCCTCGACGGTCCGGCCGTCCTCCTCGCGGACGACCGTCGCCGTCTCGGCCTCCATCTCCAGCAGCGAGCGGATCGCCTCGCCGGCCTGGCCCTTCGAGCGGGCCTCGAGGTAGTTGCCCAGCGTGATGAACACCAGGATCAGCGCCGCGGTGTCGAAGTACGTCTGGGCGGGGAGCAGCCCGATGACGACGGCGACGCTGAAGACGTACGCGGTCGTCGACCCCAGCATGATCAGCACGTCCATGTTCGCCCGGCCGTTGGTCGCGAGCGCGCGGTAGGAGTTCTCGTAGAACGGCTTGCCCAGCGCGATCTGGACGGGCGTCGCCAGGGCGAAGGCGATCCACTCGGTGGGTATCCCGAGGACGGCGTCGCCGATCAGGCCGAGGTCCAGCAGGTGATCGGCCATGATCGCCAGCAGGGGCAGCGACAGGACGGCGCCGAACAGGAAGCGGTTCCGCTGGTGGCGGATCTCCTCCTGCCGGGCGACGTCGCGTGCGTCCTCGTTCTCGTCGGCGTCGTCGCTCTCTTCGCGGACCGGGGTGTAGCCGGCCCGTTCGATGGTCCCGTAGAGGTCAGCCCGGTCGGCGTCGGCCGGGTTGTACCGGACCTGCGCCTCGTCGGTCGCGTAGTTGACCTCCGCCTCGATCACCCCGGGCGTTCCCTCGAGGGCCGTCTCGTTGCTCTCGGCGCAGTTCGCACATCTCAGGTCCGTGATGGCGACTGTCGTCGTCGCCGAGACCGCGCCGTACCCCGCGTCCTCGACCGCGTCGTATATCGCCGCGAGCGACGTGCGCTCCGAATCGTACTCGACCTGCGACTCGTCGGTCGCGGCGTTGACGTCGACCGACGTCACCCCGTCGAGGTCGCCGAGCGCGTCCTCGACGGTCGCTGCGCAGTTCGCGCAGGTCATCCCCGTGA
This genomic interval from Halomicrobium urmianum contains the following:
- a CDS encoding heavy metal translocating P-type ATPase — translated: MSDRTARLDVTGMTCANCAATVEDALGDLDGVTSVDVNAATDESQVEYDSERTSLAAIYDAVEDAGYGAVSATTTVAITDLRCANCAESNETALEGTPGVIEAEVNYATDEAQVRYNPADADRADLYGTIERAGYTPVREESDDADENEDARDVARQEEIRHQRNRFLFGAVLSLPLLAIMADHLLDLGLIGDAVLGIPTEWIAFALATPVQIALGKPFYENSYRALATNGRANMDVLIMLGSTTAYVFSVAVVIGLLPAQTYFDTAALILVFITLGNYLEARSKGQAGEAIRSLLEMEAETATVVREEDGRTVEEEVPLEDVEVGDRMKARPGEQIPTDGVVVDGNSAVDESMVTGESVPVEKGEGDEVIGSTVNQNGVLVVEATQVGEETAIQQLVRRVKDAQSRQPDIQRVADRISAYFVPAVIGNAVLWGLLWWQFPQALAGFVNSLPLWGPLGGGPAVVGGTLGVAEFSIVVFASAVLIACPCALGLATPAATMVGTAIGARNGVLFEGGDVLERVRDVDAVVFDKTGTLTQGEMELTDVVPIDAAADGGAVADGGALEPREITEEFVLGAAASAESASEHPLAQAIVEGARERGVDVEEPAAFENVPGKGVVAETSHGEVVVGNRGLLAERGIDVGPAEATMDELEREGKTAVLVAVDGRLVGVLADADTVKDSAERAVADLRGRGLDVWMITGDNERTARAVAERVGIDPDQVKAGVLPEDKADAVEASQEEGRAMMVGDGVNDAPALATAYVGCAIGSGTDVAIEAADVTLMRDDPADVLKAIRVSDATLRKIKQNLFWALGYNTVMIPLASLGLLEPVLAAAAMAASSVSVLTNSLAFRSYEPEEDYRLLGFLRP